From a single Saccharomyces kudriavzevii IFO 1802 strain IFO1802 genome assembly, chromosome: 15 genomic region:
- the DBP5 gene encoding ATP-dependent RNA helicase DBP5 (similar to Saccharomyces cerevisiae DBP5 (YOR046C); ancestral locus Anc_5.643): protein MSNTKKDPADLLASLKIDNDKEGTIGASTGETVATQPEKTADLAKVEEKIAPKTEEEKEKEKDSNLISSEYEVKVKLADIQADPNSPLYSAKSFDELGLAPELLKGIYAMKFQKPSKIQERALPLLLHNPPRNMIAQSQSGTGKTAAFSLTMLTRVNPEDASPQAICLAPSRELARQTLDVIQEMGKFTEITSQLIVPDSFEKNKQINAQVIVGTPGTVLDLMRRKLVQLQKIKIFVLDEADNMLDQQGLGDQCIRVKRFLPKDAQLVLFSATFAEAVRQYAKKIVPNANTLELQTNEVNVDAIKQLYMDCKNEADKFEVLTELYGLMTIGSSIIFVATKKTANVLYGKLKNEGHEVSILHGDLQTQERDRLIDDFREGRSKVLITTNVLARGIDIPTVSMVVNYDLPTLANGQADPATYIHRIGRTGRFGRKGVAISFVHDKNSFNILSAIQKYFGDIEMTRVPTDDWDDVEKIVKKVLKN from the coding sequence ATGAGTAATACAAAGAAAGACCCGGCTGATTTACTAGCTTCTTTGAAGATCGACAATGACAAGGAGGGCACAATCGGAGCTTCAACGGGAGAGACAGTTGCAACCCAACCAGAAAAAACCGCTGATCTGGccaaagttgaagaaaaaatagctCCAAAGactgaagaggaaaaagaaaaggaaaaagataGTAACTTGATTAGCTCGGAATATGAGGTCAAGGTCAAACTTGCCGATATCCAGGCTGATCCAAATTCCCCATTGTATAGTGCCAAATCCTTTGACGAATTAGGATTAGCGCCAGAGCTATTAAAGGGTATATATGCGatgaaattccaaaaacCATCCAAGATCCAAGAAAGAGCGTTACCGTTATTATTGCATAACCCACCTAGGAACATGATTGCTCAATCTCAATCGGGTACCGGTAAGACTGCCGCCTTTTCCTTAACGATGTTGACAAGAGTAAACCCAGAAGACGCATCTCCACAGGCAATTTGTTTAGCCCCATCCAGAGAACTGGCTAGACAAACATTAGATGTTATTCAGGAAATGGGTAAGTTTACAGAAATAACCAGCCAATTGATTGTCCCagattcttttgaaaaaaacaagcaAATCAATGCCCAAGTAATTGTTGGTACCCCAGGCACAGTCCTCGACTTAATGCGTAGAAAACTGGTGCAATTACAGAAAATCaagatttttgttttagaTGAGGCGGACAACATGTTGGATCAACAAGGTCTAGGTGATCAATGTATTCGTGTTAAAAGATTCTTACCTAAGGACGCCCAACTAGTTTTGTTCAGTGCTACCTTTGCTGAGGCGGTTAGACAGTACGCAAAGAAGATTGTTCCCAATGCTAATACGTTAGAATTACAAACGAATGAGGTCAACGTTGATGCTATCAAACAATTATATATGGACTGCAAAAACGAAGCCGATAAGTTTGAAGTTTTGACTGAGCTTTATGGTTTAATGACCATTGGATCCTCTATTATTTTCGTTGCAACCAAAAAAACGGCAAACGTCTTATATGGTAAATTGAAGAATGAGGGCCATGAAGTTTCTATCTTGCATGGTGACTTACAGACTCAAGAAAGAGACAGATTAATAGACGACTTCAGAGAGGGTAGATCCAAAGTTCTTATTACCACCAATGTTCTTGCTCGTGGAATCGACATTCCTACAGTCTCAATGGTAGTCAACTATGATCTTCCCACGCTTGCCAACGGGCAGGCCGACCCAGCCACTTACATTCACAGAATTGGTAGGACTGGTAGGTTCGGAAGAAAGGGTGTTGCGATCTCCTTTGTACATGACAAGAACTCTTTCAACATTCTATCCgcaattcaaaaatacttCGGTGATATAGAAATGACTCGTGTTCCAACAGATGATTGGGACGACGTCGAAAAAATAGTGAAGAAAGTGTTAAAGAATTAG
- the STD1 gene encoding Std1p (similar to Saccharomyces cerevisiae MTH1 (YDR277C) and STD1 (YOR047C); ancestral locus Anc_5.644), producing the protein MFVSPPPATARNQVLGKRKSKRHDGNSKCVQPGADAETGKCISYFGSNNNPSHFGQEMNTPNHYSLNSNSGNGRSNNNFVSTPPEYADRARIEIRKRLLPSAGNKTMDASNAFPESADIQQIATPDSQSFVSDHASSYESSIFSHPSTVLTHVTTDSSSIDIKTPKFVTEITLEDALPKTFYDMYSPEVLMCDPANILYNGRPNFTKRELLDWDLNDIRSLLIVEQLRPEWGSRLPTVVSSGINLPQFRLQLLPLCSSDEFIIATLVNSDLYVEANLDRNFKLTSAKYTVASARKRHEEMSGFNEPIMRLSKPEWRNIIENYLLNVAVEAQCRYDFKQKRSEYKRWKLLNSNLKRPDMPPPSLIPHGFQTHECSNSGNLLKKALMKNLQLKNYKNDAKTLGAGTQKNVVNKVSLTSEERAAIWLQCQTQVYQRLGLDWKPDGMS; encoded by the coding sequence atgtttGTTTCACCACCTCCAGCAACAGCGAGGAACCAAGTACTGGGGAAGAGAAAGTCAAAGAGGCATGATGGAAATTCAAAGTGTGTGCAACCAGGCGCTGACGCAGAAACTGGCAAATGCATTTCTTATTTTGGGTCCAACAACAATCCTTCACATTTTGGTCAAGAGATGAACACACCAAATCATTATAGTCTAAACTCCAATTCGGGGAATGGTAGAAGTAACAATAATTTTGTTAGTACACCACCAGAGTATGCAGATAGAGCAAGGATAGAGATTCGAAAAAGACTACTTCCATCTGCAGGAAATAAAACCATGGATGCAAGCAATGCCTTTCCAGAAAGTGCGGATATACAACAGATAGCCACTCCAGACAGTCAAAGTTTTGTTTCGGATCATGCATCTTCGTACGAATCCAGTATATTCTCACACCCATCCACTGTGCTAACACATGTCACCACAGACAGTTCATCAATTGATATAAAGACGCCGAAGTTCGTCACCGAGATAACACTTGAGGACGCTTTGCCTAAGACGTTTTATGATATGTATTCTCCTGAAGTGCTTATGTGTGATCCTGCTAATATTCTCTACAACGGACGTCCCAATTTTACAAAGCGTGAGTTGCTAGATTGGGACCTAAATGATATACGATCTCTGCTGATAGTGGAGCAATTGCGGCCTGAATGGGGATCTCGATTACCAACTGTAGTGTCCTCTGGCATTAATTTACCACAGTTCAGATTGCAACTGCTTCCTCTATGTTCCAGCGATGAGTTTATAATTGCAACATTGGTTAATTCAGATTTGTACGTAGAGGCAAATTTAGACCGCAATTTCAAGCTAACAAGTGCAAAGTATACGGTGGCATcagcaagaaaaaggcaTGAGGAAATGTCAGGATTCAATGAGCCTATCATGCGCTTATCTAAGCCTGAATGGAGAAACATAATCGAGAACTATTTGTTGAACGTTGCCGTTGAGGCCCAATGCAGATACGACTTCAAGCAAAAACGGTCTGAATACAAGAGATGGAAATTGCTAAATTCAAACTTGAAAAGGCCCGATATGCCTCCTCCAAGCCTCATACCCCATGGTTTCCAGACGCACGAATGTTCCAACTCAGGTaaccttttgaaaaaggctttgatgaagaatttgcaattgaaaaactacaaGAATGATGCCAAGACATTAGGTGCTGGTacacaaaaaaatgtcgtTAATAAGGTGTCACTGACCTCGGAAGAGAGGGCAGCTATCTGGTTACAATGCCAAACCCAAGTCTATCAAAGACTAGGTCTAGATTGGAAACCCGACGGAATGTCATAA
- the RAT1 gene encoding ssRNA exonuclease RAT1 (similar to Saccharomyces cerevisiae RAT1 (YOR048C); ancestral locus Anc_5.645), whose protein sequence is MGVPSFFRWLSRKYPKIISPVLEEQPQVVDGVILPMDYSAPNPNGELDNLYLDMNGIVHPCSHPENKPPPETEDEMLLAVFEYTNRVLNMARPRKVLVMAVDGVAPRAKMNQQRARRFRSARDAQIENEAREEIMRQREEVGEIIDDSVRNKKTWDSNAITPGTPFMDKLAAALRYWTAFKLATDPGWKNLQVIISDATVPGEGEHKIMNFIRSQRADPEYNPNTTHCIYGLDADLIFLGLATHEPHFKILREDVFAQDNRKRNNFKDTNNMTEEEKELLQKQNAEQPFLWLHINVLREYLSAELLVPGLPFTFDLERAIDDWVFMCFFCGNDFLPHLPCLDVRENSIDILLDIWKVVLPRLKTYMTCDGVLNLPSVETLLQHLGSREGDIFKTRHIQEARKKEAFERRKGQKNMSKGQDRHPVVATEQLQMYDTQGNLAKGSWNLTTSDMVRLKKELMLANEGNEEAIAKVKEQSDKNNELMKNISKEEIDDAVTKANKSNFNLAEVMKQKLINKKHHLEKDNEEEEEISKNSKKIKTEKIDSEGDLDAEIKAEITADVYDREDAETLEISRNSSAYNTSIASEAPPNGVFDTDEYVKLFEPGYHERYYTAKFRIAPKNIDQLRTDMVKCYIEGVAWVLMYYYQGCASWNWFYPYHYAPLATDFHGFSHLQMKFEEGTPFLPFEQLMSVLPAASGHALPKIFRSLMSQPESEIIDFYPEEFPIDMNGKKMSWQGIALLPFIDQDRLLTVVRAQYPLLSSAERARNVRGMPVLLISNRNANYDRFSKKLYLKDNNNLVEIKFQHFKSGLSGIVSKDVEGFELNGKMACPIKGGSLPDLSTSLILKMSYRLIPLPSRNKSIILNGFIPSEQVLTAYELDSIMYKYNNQNYSRRWNFGNDLKQNIVPVGPKGVTQYKPRTGGYRAFFYFAELNRNNIQPVNSYGKNSYNTQSGSNNSRYNGGNSNYSNNYGNSYGNGYRQNSSYRGNDLSGSRNGGQYRGNGYSRNNNQSRYGNSK, encoded by the coding sequence atggGTGTCCCATCGTTTTTCAGATGGCTGTCTCGAAAATATCCCAAAATCATATCTCCGGTATTAGAAGAACAACCTCAGGTTGTAGATGGCGTCATATTACCAATGGATTACTCTGCCCCAAATCCAAATGGTGAGTTAGACAATCTATATTTGGATATGAACGGTATTGTCCACCCATGTTCGCATCCAGAAAACAAGCCACCTCCAGAGACTGAGGACGAAATGCTTTTGGCAGTTTTCGAATATACCAATCGTGTGCTGAATATGGCAAGACCACGGAAGGTACTTGTTATGGCTGTTGATGGTGTTGCTCCTCGTGCTAAAATGAATCAACAGCGAGCACGTAGATTTAGAAGTGCTAGGGATGCtcaaattgaaaacgaAGCCAGAGAGGAAATTATGAGACAACGTGAAGAAGTTGGTGAGATAATCGACGATTCTGTTAGGAACAAGAAAACCTGGGATTCAAATGCAATCACACCCGGTACCCCGTTCATGGATAAGCTTGCCGCGGCTCTACGTTATTGGACGGCTTTCAAACTGGCCACCGACCCTGGTTGGAAAAATCTACAGGTAATTATCAGTGATGCTACCGTCCCTGGTGAAGGTGAACATAAAATCATGAACTTTATTAGGTCTCAAAGAGCCGATCCCGAGTACAATCCTAATACTACGCATTGTATATACGGTTTGGACGCAgatctaatttttttaggTCTTGCTACCCATGAACCACATTTTAAGATTTTAAGAGAAGACGTCTTTGCTCAAGATAAtcggaaaagaaacaatttcAAGGATACAAATAATAtgactgaagaagaaaaagagctCCTTCAAAAGCAAAACGCCGAACAGCCTTTCTTGTGGTTGCACATAAATGTTTTGAGGGAATATCTGTCCGCTGAGTTATTGGTTCCAGGCCTTCCCTTTACATTTGATTTGGAAAGGGCTATTGACGATTGGGTTTTCATGTGCTTTTTCTGCGGTAATGACTTTTTGCCGCATCTACCGTGCTTAGATGTCAGGGAAAATAGtattgatattcttttagATATTTGGAAGGTGGTCCTACCGAGGTTGAAAACATACATGACTTGTGATGGTGTCTTGAATCTTCCTTCTGTCGAAACACTGTTGCAACACCTTGGTTCCCGTGAAGGGGatatattcaaaacaaGACACATTCAAGAAgcaaggaagaaagaagcttttgaaagaagaaaagggcAGAAAAATATGTCAAAAGGTCAAGATAGACATCCTGTAGTGGCTACAGAACAATTACAAATGTATGATACGCAAGGTAACTTGGCAAAAGGTTCATGGAACTTGACTACCAGTGATATGGtgagattgaaaaaggagCTGATGCTTGCGAATGAAGGAAACGAAGAAGCAATTGCCAAAGTTAAAGAGCAGAGTGACAAAAACAATGAgctgatgaaaaatattagtaaagaagaaatagatgATGCAGTCACTAAGGCTAATAAATCCAACTTCAATCTTGCCGAAGTCatgaaacaaaaactaATAAATAAGAAGCATCATCTTGAGAAGGATAAcgaagaggaggaagaaatttccaagaatagtaaaaaaattaagaCAGAGAAGATTGATTCAGAAGGCGATCTTGATGCAGAAATCAAAGCAGAGATTACAGCAGATGTATACGATAGAGAAGACGCCGAGACTCTAGAAATATCGAGAAATTCATCCGCTTACAATACCTCCATCGCCAGCGAAGCCCCCCCGAACGGGGTCTTTGATACGGACGAATATGTCAAACTGTTTGAACCTGGTTATCATGAAAGATATTATACAGCGAAGTTTCGCATTGCTCCTAAAAATATCGACCAACTGAGAACAGATATGGTAAAATGCTATATCGAAGGTGTAGCTTGGGTATTGATGTATTATTATCAAGGCTGTGCCTCCTGGAATTGGTTTTATCCCTACCATTATGCTCCCCTGGCAACTGACTTCCATGGATTCTCTCACTTGCAAATGAAATTCGAAGAAGGTACTCCGTTCTTACCCTTTGAACAGTTAATGAGTGTCTTACCAGCTGCATCTGGTCATGCTTtgccaaaaatttttcgatCTTTAATGTCTCAACCTGAGTCAGAAATCATTGATTTTTACCCCGAAGAATTTCCTATAGATATGAATGGTAAGAAGATGTCCTGGCAAGGCATAGCACTGCTACCATTCATCGACCAAGACAGATTATTAACAGTCGTCCGCGCGCAATATCCTTTACTATCTAGTGCTGAGCGGGCAAGAAATGTTCGTGGCATGCCTGTTTTACTGATAAGCAACAGAAACGCTAATTATGACAggttttcaaagaaattgtaCTTGAAAGATAATAACAACCTTGTTGAAATAAAGTTTCAACATTTCAAGAGTGGGTTAAGTGGTATTGTATCGAAGGATGTGGAAGGGTTTGAATTGAATGGGAAGATGGCCTGTCCAATTAAAGGAGGATCGTTACCAGATTTATCCACTAgtttaattttgaagatgtcaTACAGATTAATTCCATTGCCATCAAGGAATAAATCCATTATATTGAACGGATTCATTCCGTCAGAACAGGTACTAACGGCTTATGAACTTGATTCCATAATGTACAAGTATAATAACCAAAACTATTCCCGCCGTTGGAACTTTGGAAATGATTTGAAGCAAAATATTGTTCCAGTCGGACCTAAAGGTGTCACTCAATACAAACCAAGGACTGGCGGTTACCGTGCCTTCTTTTACTTTGCTGAGCTCAATAGAAACAACATTCAGCCCGTCAACAGCTATGGTAAGAACAGCTACAACACTCAATCTGGTTCTAATAACAGTAGGTACAATGGTGGAAACAGTAATTACAGCAATAATTATGGCAATAGTTACGGCAATGGTTACAGACAGAATTCCAGTTACAGGGGCAACGACCTTTCCGGAAGTAGGAATGGTGGACAATATCGCGGCAACGGCTACTCCCGGAATAACAACCAGAGTCGGTATGGCAACTCAAAATAA
- the RSB1 gene encoding phospholipid-translocating ATPase RSB1 (similar to Saccharomyces cerevisiae RSB1 (YOR049C); ancestral locus Anc_5.647): MIPNLRFNVAMIVIWGILLAIHVVQLIMRQYWFSVAFICTGVLEVLGYIGRTWSHSNVDNMDAFLLNMICLTIAPVFTMGGIYYQLAKLIEVYGHRFSLLPSPMAYSFIFICSDIVSLVVQAVGGGLCGVAVTDGTSTTTGNHVFIAGLAIQVASMGIFLILWCHFLFRIYISVRWEHINAKSISLNLSKIPQTEIDYLYREKYHFLRLEPKRWVFHYFNLALTVAVITIFTRCCYRLAELVVGWDGYLIIHEWYFIILDALMMAIATVTLTIFHPGYAFKGRNTSIPITPGHVDPETLPHADNTEDILDTSDSKQFDVEKEEFQASMKYPISTFKQFMSKIGNLFSSKKKGEV, encoded by the coding sequence ATGATACCGAACCTCCGTTTCAACGTCGCAATGATCGTCATTTGGGGAATACTGCTGGCAATACATGTCGTACAATTAATCATGCGCCAGTACTGGTTCTCGGTCGCCTTTATATGCACAGGTGTTTTGGAAGTACTTGGCTACATAGGGAGGACGTGGTCGCACTCTAATGTTGATAACATGGacgcttttcttttaaacATGATTTGCTTGACTATAGCTCCTGTGTTCACCATGGGTGGCATATATTATCAACTTGCAAAGCTTATAGAAGTATATGGTCACAGGTTCTCATTATTGCCCTCTCCAATGGCgtattcttttattttcatatGTTCCGATATCGTATCGTTAGTGGTACAAGCGGTGGGTGGTGGTCTTTGTGGTGTAGCGGTCACGGATGGAACCTCGACAACGACCGGTAATCATGTTTTCATTGCTGGTCTGGCCATTCAAGTCGCATCAATGggtatttttcttattttatGGTGccatttccttttccgcatatatatatctgtAAGATGGGAGCACATCAATGCTAAATCCATCTCATTAAATCTCTCAAAGATACCTCAAACAGAGATTGATTATCTATACAGGGAaaaataccattttttgCGACTCGAACCTAAACGTTGGGTTTTCCATTATTTCAATCTGGCACTTACTGTAGCGGTCATAACCATTTTCACTCGTTGCTGTTATCGTTTGGCGGAACTAGTTGTCGGTTGGGACGGCTATTTGATTATACACGAATGGTACTTCATAATTCTGGATGCATTGATGATGGCCATTGCTACAGTGACATTGACAATTTTCCATCCAGGATATGCATTTAAAGGTAGGAATACTTCGATTCCAATCACACCTGGCCATGTCGATCCTGAAACACTGCCACATGCGGACAATACTGAAGATATTTTGGACACTTCCGACTCAAAGCAgtttgatgttgaaaaagaggAGTTTCAGGCGAGTATGAAGTATCCAATCAGCACTTTTAAACAATTCATGTCTAAAATAGGGAACTTATTCTCctccaaaaagaaaggagagGTTTAG